One part of the Macaca mulatta isolate MMU2019108-1 chromosome 6, T2T-MMU8v2.0, whole genome shotgun sequence genome encodes these proteins:
- the CCNO gene encoding cyclin-O → MQLSNVLKPLQPQLTWLGVKSVGESLHGLQTCLPTEVHPAVFRFVLSANAVAGWWSSNLAAAQTALLRLCSSRPAEGRALATTVATETKSTNATELTLLLVWVTEENFSCVDRTLARLSFGTQDQTFTKLPTWVRGARTCRDHLAKDREMPPGRIFYRAQRSYLARPAAAPLPLSVRASSSDPSSGCPGNAGRRRERLMPGARCSSPSHWRAAEATRCLRPEASEWFSSRKIAAPVPLWAQPVRGRGCGRQKEPAGYLGPRQPLSPASFALSRARLLPAAAGALKVVKRPPGRIMVTPCPTSPSSPAARAGRRDNDQNLRAPVKKSRRPRLQRKQPLQPLDPCPLPGDSGICDLFESPSSGSDGTDSPSAARGGSPLPGPAQPLAQLDLQTFRDYGQSCYAFRKAQESHFHPREALARQPQVTAESRCKLLSWLIPVHRQFGLSFESLCLTVNTLDRFLTTTPVAADCFQLLGVTSLLIACKQVEVHPPRVKQLLALCCGAFSRQQLCNLECIVLHKLHFRLGAPTISFFLEHFTQARVESGQAEVSEALEAQALARGVAELSLADYAFTSYSPSLLAICCLALADRMLRVPRPVDLRLGDHPEVALEDCLGKLQLLVAINSTSLTHMLPVQICEKCSLPPSSK, encoded by the exons ATGCAACTTTCCAACGTTCTTAAACCGTTGCAGCCCCAGCTTACTTGGCTTGGGGTGAAAAGTGTGGGAGAAAGTCTTCACGGCCTGCAGACTTGCTTGCCGACTGAAGTTCATCCGGCAGTTTTCCGTTTTGTTTTGAGCGCGAACGCCGTGGCTGGCTGGTGGAGCTCCAATCTAGCCGCAGCACAGACTGCCCTGCTGAGGCTCTGCTCCTCGAGGCCGGCGGAAGGAAGGGCACTGGCTACTACGGTAGCCACCGAAACAAAATCCACAAACGCAACTGAATTAACACTATTGCTTGTTTGGGTCACTGAAGAAAACTTTTCCTGTGTTGACAGAACTCTAGCCAGACTTTCGTTTGGAACTCAGGATCAGACCTTTACAAAATTACCGACCTGGGTTAGAGGTGCCCGCACGTgtcgagaccatctggccaagGACAGGGAGATGCCACCTGGGAGAATCTTTTATCGGGCGCAGCGGAGCTACTTGGCCCGGCCCGCCGCAGCCCCACTCCCACTCAGCGTGCGGGCCTCCAGCAGCGACCCGAGTTCCGGTTGCCCGGGTAACGCGGGACGCAGGCGCGAAAGGCTGATGCCCGGCGCGCGCTGCAGCTCCCCCTCCCACTGGCGCGCCGCGGAGGCGACGCGCTGCCTGCGCCCTGAAGCGAGCGAGTGGTTCTCCAGCCGGAAAATCGCGGCTCCAGTGCCGCTCTGGGCTCAGCCAGTGAGAGGCCGGGGGTGTGGTAGGCAGAAGGAGCCGGCCGGGTACTTAGGGCCGCGCCAACCTCTGAGCCCGGCCTCCTTCGCACTTTCGCGGGCGCGTCTGCTGCCCGCCGCAGCCGGGGCGTTGAAAGTAGTAAAGCGGCCACCCGGCCGCATCATGGTGACCCCCTGTCCCACCAGCCCCTCAAGCCCCGCCGCTCGGGCGGGGAGGCGGGACAACGACCAGAACCTCCGCGCCCCCGTGAAGAAGAGCAGGCGTCCGCGCCTCCAGAGGAAGCAGCCGCTGCAGCCCCTGGACCCGTGCCCGCTCCCGGGAGACTCCGGCATTTGCGACCTGTTCGAGTCCCCCAGCTCCGGCTCAGACGGCACAGACAGCCCCTCTGCGGCGCGGGGCGGTAGCCCCCTGCCCGGCCCGGCCCAGCCTTTGGCGCAGCTAGATCTACAGACCTTCCGCGACTACGGCCAGAGCTGCTACGCCTTCCGCAAGGCGCAGGAGAGCCACTTCCACCCGCGGGAGGCGCTGGCGCGGCAGCCACAA GTGACGGCGGAATCCCGCTGTAAGCTGCTCAGCTGGCTGATCCCGGTGCACCGCCAATTCGGCCTCTCCTTCGAGTCGCTGTGCCTGACGGTGAACACTCTGGACCGCTTCCTCACCACCACGCCGGTGGCTGCAGACTGCTTCCAGCTGCTCGGGGTCACCTCCTTGCTCATCGCTTGCAAACAG GTGGAGGTGCACCCGCCGCGCGTGAAGCAGCTTCTGGCCCTGTGCTGCGGCGCCTTCTCCCGGCAGCAGCTCTGCAACCTCGAGTGCATCGTGCTGCACAAgctgcacttcagactgggtgCGCCCACCATTAGCTTCTTCCTGGAGCATTTCACGCAGGCTCGCGTGGAGTCGGGGCAGGCTGAGGTCTCCGAAGCTCTGGAAGCGCAAGCCCTGGCGCGGGGGGTGGCAGAGCTGAGTCTGGCCGACTATGCCTTCACCAGCTACTCCCCTTCCCTCCTGGCGATCTGCTGCCTGGCGCTGGCGGACCGCATGCTGCGGGTCCCGCGGCCCGTGGACTTGCGCCTGGGAGACCACCCGGAGGTGGCGCTGGAGGACTGCCTGGGCAAGCTGCAGCTGCTGGTGGCCATAAACAGTACTTCCTTGACTCACATGCTGCCCGTTCAGATCTGCGAGAAGTGCAGCCTGCCCCCGAGCTCGAAATAA